The stretch of DNA GCTAGTGCTGTTGCTGGTTCAGAGTTGGTTCGACTGGTGAGCCTTTTAAGAAACGATTTGCCTTTCCATGGGCTAGAGAGCCACCACAGAGCCAAGTTTTACGTCACTGAATATGCCTGCtcgaactgattttgccaagtggttgatgtccgcAGGGCAACATactgtgttgacccaaggacaacatttttctaaataaaacctaaacccaccccaaaccccaaccctaaccataaccaaaccctaaaatcagagggacatgataagtgaaaaacaatggtctagaaacagctaatcctggttgtaagcttatacttaaaacaaactgtaaacttatttctgaaatctgattggttgattgaaatgttgtcccagggtcaacataatgttgccctgaggacatcaaccacttggcaaaatcaggagagccgaATATGCCTCATCTTTCCCAGGAATGTTAGCGTTGCACAAACACACCATCAACAATGTCGGATGTTGCAgtaatattaatgtttaatggCTTTGCGTACCTACATTTTCATCCAAACGCGGTGAATCCAACATGTATTTGTAAACGGAGGATGTATTtgaaaataacatattttataatttacacAAAACAACATTAGCCTTAGCATGTAGCTACCCAGCTAGTATCTTGTCACAGTAACCCCACCCccttcttaaagcaacaccaaagagttttttttaccttaaagcaacactatgtagtttccatgtaaaaatgacttacagctcccccatatggttgaaaagcgcaacagtgcctggtatcagacactcttctgcaggcagggggagtggcggagctgtgtttcctaccctccaccgccactttcagagtgtgcatgtagcagctaggaggttgctcaggttgcagcaacagtacaatttgtccagttaaaagttattctatcactgaaataattttagagacattatttaaaggtaaaaaaactacatagtgttgctttaaaataacgtttccaaaaaagtttcagtggttcatccactcaaaacagggtgaatggcacattcgctttgcagccctctatcggccaaaaccgcactaaagaagtttccaaccgtcgggtagtggtcctgtatttcgagtgaaaactacaaaaacttgctttacggcagacctacaatccaatcagagccagctatgctgcagtatttacgacagtgctaatgaacaattacgcgtctaacctgtagggggagcaaagagcaattaCTCTtcagtgttgctttaagtcaGACAGATTGATCTAATGgtgttatagtcatgaaaaatttgattgatttttttgtgtccgtggcacgaaattcagctctTTTCTTgtcttgagcacgaatgtcttttttgtgtcacttgcacatatttctataaatagtttttcatgtccgttGCACAAATTCTTTTTCGTggaattttatgtattgttttctcatagttttttcctattttcttaccattgtcgcttggggttagaatcactttctgttacatttataaacatccaaatcccaactctaaccccaactccaggtgagaatagttttaaaagtggaagaaaaacatgcagaaaccaatacataaaagtacatcctaacccaaacatCAAAACTTACCTcaagtgacaatgatttaaaaataggaagaaaaaaagttaaaacaattcctaaaatgacatgaaaaagaaagtcgtgtcacggacacgaaaaaatatttgtgcgagtgacacgaaaaagacattcgtgctcaaggcatggAAAAAGCTGGATTTCGTGTCATGGAAACGAATAAATTAACCACATTTTCGAGACCAAGACTTTTAAAGGcactctaagcgaatctgcgagacgttagttattgttgacgtttgaaactgttttcaaacagatggagcgtagctaactcctccccctcccttccgtgctttcatgaacgcgcccaacccccaccccaaatcctttttgtcgtttattggctggaatactttgttttgttttgtgatgctaggtttggccacttgttgatattgccgtttgtgaagcctgggatgtctacagagatcgcgtttttttacagtttgatcagcggacaggcagcaagcagatagtgaggagatgtttccggtatgtaacaaaaaatgttttatggtctaaaacgcttcaattcgcttagagcgcctttaaagaGATCATGTTGATTCTAGAACAGCAATGCTGGTTAGGTGCTAGTTAAGAAGCACTTTTCCTGGGTCAGAGCTGGTGCTTTGGGTGACGAAAAAAGAAAGAGCTGATTTAAAATAAGGCTCTGAACCAGCACTCAACCCttctgaaaaaaacagcattgaccggcataattcccatgctggtccattcTGGTTTGgggctggtttagctggtggtcaccagcaccGAAACACAACATAtcctggtcttgctggtatgctggtttttccagCAGGGAAACTGCCTTTGTGTAAAAGTGGACTAGTGTTTTCCTGCTCTAATTGTATCCAGTTGTCCATTTTTCCTCTTAATTgtcatgtgtgtatatatggcTGTGTTTGTTATAgtcttttttaaactttgtCCCTGTCTGTCTGCTGTAAGTGAGGAATGTATTCATCAGCTAACAAAAACCCACAATATCATAACACATTTAAAGTATTAcataaataattttgtgttcATTCTTTCATGTGCTAAAGAGTAAAAGACacttacggacaatatcaacAGTTTTGGAGAATGAGCCGTAGCGATAAATGAAACATGATTCTGCTGGCATTTCTGGTGCTTGACGCTTTGCAATGATAAGCGTGGCCTGTGTGGCTTCAGTTACTGTCTCCAGATCAGCTGCTATCTCACTTACTGTAGCTTCAGATACGCTATCTAaagcacaaataaaaaaacattaaatatatgaCACAGTTCAGTCATTAATTCATTGAAGAAGCTGTTGAGGTCTAAATTAAGTTGTTTTTACCAGCAGTGACTTCAGTTGTTTCATTGACTTCTGTTATCTCTGTGTCGTCTAAAGCAGGAACCACCGACACCACAACATCAGCAGCAGCATCAGCAGGTGCTGGTTCAGTGCTGAGGACATTTACAGGTGCCACTGTTTGCACAACATCAGTAGGAGATTCAGGGAGAAGAGTAGCAGACACATTGACTATAACCTCAGCATCTTCATCTTCTCCAGCAGATACTGAACCGGAAACATCAGAAACAGGTTCAGGTGTGATTATCACAGCTTGAGCTTCATCTGCATCTGTGACAGGTGCCACTGCTAACTCATTGGTGTCATCAGCTGATCCGTCTGTTATGAGCACAGGAACATCAGTGCTCTCCACTCCAGCATCTTCAACTGGGGAAACAGAGGTGGATGGTGGAACACCTGGAATAATATTACAAGAACATGAGATCACATAACAAAATCTGTAAGCAACATCTGTTTAAAATACTAAATGGTCCTGAAGTCCTTCAAATGACGAAGTTAGGGTTatcactagggatgcaccgaaactggtatcgggtatcggcctcgataccacattttctaaagtactcgtacttgttaaaagtcccccgataccagggatcgataccacggtctgagaaatgtctatgtttgagcggcgtgtaaggggttaatgcctcttgtgttgtccaaagaggcagagtttacaacaaactggaaaactaggaAACTGGAaaaccttgtttttttgttaagttatatgactaaagctgttacctgtaaatttaaatcatgttttttaataagtactctgtatcggtattggcaagtactgaaatgcaagtactcgtattccaaaaaagtggtatcggtgcatccctagttaacACTATTTGATTATATCCATTTCATTTTTGATAATCAATcaattttttattcaaaaacagAATAAGACAATAATATATGAATACTTTATTTTAGGgaaaaaatgcacacacaaaaaatatgatTACAGCTGAGCattcaaatctggtgaaaaagaATCTTGGATATGGtaagttttaaaggggacatatcatgaaaatcagatttttccataagtgctataattgagtccccagtgcttttatcaacctagaaaatgtgaaaaaatcaacccagtaacttagttttggttaacCATTCTTTAATAGCTCATTAAAAactgtctccccttgtgatgtcagaaggggatataCCGCCccataatctgcactatccacaCTGCCATTTAGAACAGATATcaactaatttgcattttaaaggactaCATCTTTCAGTTCACACATGACAAAGAGCATCTGACCTGACTTGCATGGGCTCAGTTATGCTCTCTGAAGGTTATTTAATggtaaaacatattttatacgTCACTTCTGGGATCCTTTTAAAGATTATATCAGTTTTTGTGGAACTGGGATATCCTCTTTGCAATAAATGCTGTTATGTTATGTAGATAGGGCAGGATAAAGCATCAGAAATGTCTGAGTTGTATATTGTATATGTCATACCTGTGGCTGGAGCAGGTGTAACAACGGCGGCCGCTGTGCTTGGGTTTGGTGTACAGTCATTTAAGATGGCTGCCATTAGAATGACCTGTGGTCTGAAGGAACCAGCTGAGATGTATGTATGGGTGACTGTAGTTTCACGGGATATAAGAGTGCCACTGTTGTCTCCAAAGTCCCAGTTGAAGGTGACGTCTGATCCACTGAGGTAACGGCTGGGGTCGTGCAGGTTGACGCTAAATGACACGGCTGTGTTCTGGATAAAGCTTTGGTCACCCTGTGTGACATCACCGACCTGAGACAATGTCACTGCGAAAGGAATCTGGTCTAAAGaaagcaaaaataaaatctCAGGAATATGCTCACTGAAATGACACCATGTGTGCACTGTCAATGACAGGTATTTGTGCTAATCACATCATAGGGTTAAAGAGATAGATAGTTCAACCCCCTTcccaaaataaaaacatttattatttacaaaATTCAATATTAACGCTCATGTTGTTCAAACCCCCCATAGGTTTTTAATTACAGATGATGAAAACTGTGTTTTTCTGGTGTTTGTCTTTATAACAATTAAGGAATTAAGGATCAGAattactaacagcttgcaccagcgtaaaccatcattttgCCGTAAAATAATGACTGTCGGATTTATTAATGATACGCAGGGgatcattagcgctgaaaaggtgtcgtctagttatttttgtgactgaccttattgcatgcatttctaggagtttccctttcagacgcaaaattAATGAgtggagattatttaaatgattcatgcAATGTGATTTACTAAGgttttgtgtgtaaaataacTGGTATTTGCTCAATTATTTAACACAGAAAATCATTTTGCGCTTAAAAATGGCTGTAATTGTTGCTGATAGGAGGAGTCATTTCAGACAGCATGTGACACAAGGCAGAGGATTTTAATTCactaggagaagtcacacaatagcAAGTTTTTCAATAGCAAGTCTTTTTTGGAtctatgtttttgtattttgcatttcacTTCTAATCtgtaaatattgtaaaaaaaaaaaactggctttgtaagctgggatttcacacccagcatttttagctgtgatgtccgtggtgctgaactcaagcacaTCAGGTGTTAGTAGATCACCCGCACTGAGgatcatcagctctgcttatttgcgaccctcTTAGTATGTTGCATtggcctgtgttatttaattttcacctttttagtaaataacccgcagatattaccactcccatctgcgcttttttggaattgcgctctcaCTCTCCtttgccccgtttagtaaatTTGGTGTTTTCCCCAAAGACAGATTGATAGAGGTATTGAACAATTGTGCAATCATTGACCACTCACCAGTAATAGAAAACTGAGCAGATGCATAACCAAGAGGAATGAACTTGTCTTTGCCCCGGCAATGATAAATAACAACCTCCATCTTATAAGAGCCAAGAGGCTGTTTGTCCGTCTCGATGGTCAGTAGAGATGAAGGACCGTCAGCCACCTGCCAATATTTACCTGAAAGACAAATATGATGAGTCAAAGTCTGTAAAGCCATTTTAAAACTAAAGAGAAGTGATAAATAAGAGTGTTTGTTTAACTCTTTAACACAGTACTGCTTTAACTCCAACATAATAAGACGTCTCTCTATGAGCTATGAGTTGTGGTTTCAGTCTGTAATTGAACTCAATCTTCTGGATTATATTGGATTGGATGTTTTATTTTGATGCTTTAGTGGTGTATTTTCTTACCCCATGTCTTCCACACATAAATGAATCTGGGCTTTTTGTTGGAGGTCTTCGTGAAAGGTGTACCATCAGGAAAGACACCAGTCCATTCTTGAGTGAGATTGGTCTCGGGGTACACAGCCTGACCCATAGTATATGCTGTTCCTAAATGATGAAAACAAAGTGTTTATAAGAGCACATCAATGCATGTCTCAAAACCAAAAAACAAGCTGCCAAATTCCCAAAAGATACAACCCAAGTTGTCCATAACAGGTCACATCACATTTGCACTTATAAAGACAAAATATAACTTATATTGTAAAAATCATATCAAGTGTTAGGGTATTGTATGACTGAATCTTGGATAACTAACCATTAATGGTACAGTTTCGTGCCCACACCACTTGTCCATCAGGAAGTGCCGTCTGATTTTGGGGGAAACGAACATCAATGTTGAAGGTAGTTTTTGCTCCCGTCAGTGTCGGAGAATCACTTCTCATCTCAAATGTCACCTCTCCACCTGTGGCATAATACACAGTCATGCAAATCAATCTGTAGGCTGTAGGAGCTGTTACACATCatctctaaaaaataaaaaataaatgagaaaatacCTTGAGGGCTATACATGCATATGAGTCTGGCAAAACTACGATAAATAAGCTCAGAAACAAGACTTTTATTTGGGCCAAATCATCACCAGTACAAaatctgtttattttaaaatggtttcAAAAAGACAAAATCTCAATGAAGCTTCATGAAGATAATTTATTGATGCACTGAACTGAAACcagaaaataaaatacaaaaattactCTCTGATTTACAGTTATCATCATGAGGAAAATTAATCATGGCTTTATTTTTGTAGTAACTATGATTTTTAGCATATTAATTacttaatacaaataaaaccaTGTTTCCTAGAGTTTGATCATGCTTAATTTTCTTCCTGCAAACATGACCACAGAGATTAGGTGATTTCAGCTaaagttattaaatattttttttagatcaCACGGAGAATAACATGTGGATGGATTCATCATTCAGCAGgcattaaaaaaagtaaacagGTCAGCTGTGATTTCATGTTGACTTGTCGAATTTTTGATCCCAGCAACGCCAATTAGCCTCGACTCTCCCATAGCATTTTTGCCGCAGTCTTGCTCTGGTCGTTGGTCTCTACGTTTTATTTGTCGTTTTTTTCTGATGTTTTGGCATTGCTGTGGGTTTTAAGTTGACCTCTGACTCAATATTGAACAAATTTAAGGGTTAAATGTCTAATTACAGATTCATGTATTGTTAAATTATTGGAGGATTTGCGGAGCTACAAGAGCAGCTCTATCCATGCAAACCGTAACCGGAAGTCCCgatttcatgttgactttaacCTTGGCTGATTTTAGAATTAAAATGGGGTGACCAACCCCACCCCACCCTTGACCACTGCATGCAGCATTACATCACTACAGATAATATAATCTGATCATTTGTGTGTGTTCACAATACCTGTCCAACAGTCTCTGTATCTGGGATCTCCATCTCTCCAGACCGGATACATTTGTGAATTCCATGATCGATAACGTGAAAAGCGAGATCTGTAGTCTAAGAGGATAACAGAGAAAAATATCAAAGCCCACTGTTTAAATTAAATCAGAGCTCTTATAGCCTATTAACAGTTTATTgtgtaaaacaataaaaagcttaaaataaaaaacagacaacCCTGCTCAACTATTCATCTAAACTGTTATGATATTCTGATCATTGAGCTAGAGAAAGAAGTCAACATCAacgttctgtttttttttaacaattcaaatagtaattttgttttattgtagTAATCTGACTTAATGTCCTGAAGACTAATGTGTTTGAGATGAGAAAGTCTGAGGCAGTGAGGGAGAACAGACCGAGTCACACGATCGACCCAATCCCATTCAATCCTTTTCATGTGACTTTCAGCTGAGGGTAACACTGAAATCTCAGGAATGAAATAAAACCCTGTTAAGCTCTGACATTACGCATCTGCATGTGAATGTGAAAGACGTTGTGTAAGCAGTGATGTGTGAAATATAAAGAGTCTCATCATTTACATTTGCCTTCTGTTCTTTTATTCATTCATACagatactttaataaaaaaccCAACTTGCGGTAAAAAAAATGTTCTAAGAGGAATTTGATCCATGATCATAGTGTTGCTCACCAAATGCTTTACTAGTTGGCATCTACAAATATCAGTACTAAATCAAATATCAGTACTAAATAGTAGTCAAATTTAGATTTAGTATGTCCCATCTCTGTTAATGCACTTAAATTTCCAAACTTTCCTGTAACAAAAACTGTGCTTttaggcagtggttctcaaactttttcagcgtgcggccccctttGTGTACGGTGCGTTCCTTcgcgcccccccccccaaagaaaatttatgacaaaaaacagttctaaaactttacattttaattaaacaaaacattaaattatacaaagtagtgctgccttttttttttaggtttaatttcacagaaatcataataaattaatgtattttatagaaatgtcataaaactggggcccccctggcaccatctcgagGCCCCCTTGGGGGCCCcagaccccagtttgagaaccactgctttaaggGCATATAGTAAGTCATTTGGGATACAGGAATTGAGTTGAAATATTGCCAATGTTTAATAATCAAATTAAACAATTATCACTTAAAAAGAGACCGCAGCTAAACCTTTACCAGGCTAGTTAGAACCACACAGTATAGAAATTAAAGATGATTCACATTCATAAACTGTAAAAGAAGCATATTAGTcagatcaacttaaaaaattaagttgaattcTAATTGTTTTAATAAGTTATATCAACTATTTACAGGTCAAAGCTTAAAAtattaggttgaattgacttcatgctgcatttttttttttgtatgattACAATCAGAGATTTCTATTTCTGCATATACAAAGCAGTCGTGTTTAACAATTATAAGGGAATGGATTTAAACAATGTCAGTTTTCAAAATGCCAACTTTTTCTAGATAAGGATCAAACCAccagataaaaaatgaaataaatgataaaagatCTACTCTACTGGTTTTTATAAATAACTGACATTGCAGATGAAATTTAGCTACAGTATGTAGCTCATTCCCGGGCAGTCATTGATTGTCTATTGTCCCTGTCAAATAAAAAGCTAACTAAATAAAACCCCATTCTCATGAACTCAATGTCTTTTAATATCAGTGAATGTTTCTgaaataaatctattgaatagAGAAACAGTGCTGTACTCACGTGAAAGTACTCCTGGTAAGAGTGTAAGAAACAGAGCAAGCAGATTCATCCTCGTCATCTTCAATATCTAAAGTTAGGATTCTGACATCAAATCATCTCCAACTTTAT from Paramisgurnus dabryanus chromosome 14, PD_genome_1.1, whole genome shotgun sequence encodes:
- the pmela gene encoding premelanosome protein a, translated to MTRMNLLALFLTLLPGVLSHYRSRFSRYRSWNSQMYPVWRDGDPRYRDCWTGGEVTFEMRSDSPTLTGAKTTFNIDVRFPQNQTALPDGQVVWARNCTINGTAYTMGQAVYPETNLTQEWTGVFPDGTPFTKTSNKKPRFIYVWKTWGKYWQVADGPSSLLTIETDKQPLGSYKMEVVIYHCRGKDKFIPLGYASAQFSITDQIPFAVTLSQVGDVTQGDQSFIQNTAVSFSVNLHDPSRYLSGSDVTFNWDFGDNSGTLISRETTVTHTYISAGSFRPQVILMAAILNDCTPNPSTAAAVVTPAPATGVPPSTSVSPVEDAGVESTDVPVLITDGSADDTNELAVAPVTDADEAQAVIITPEPVSDVSGSVSAGEDEDAEVIVNVSATLLPESPTDVVQTVAPVNVLSTEPAPADAAADVVVSVVPALDDTEITEVNETTEVTADSVSEATVSEIAADLETVTEATQATLIIAKRQAPEMPAESCFIYRYGSFSKTVDIVQGIESVEIVEVNNVIVTELEQNAVDLTITCQGSLPNEVCTVISDADCISPVQTLCNSVTPSPDCLMVLRQFFNDSGTFCINVSLTNDVSLAVTSARINVNMDTNSSSSSAGAALGVLLFICAMGTIAFFTHKRFKGYHPLIEDYTDNSLGSERISMPLNLWNFLSRSSSGESRPLLQGRVV